A genome region from Euphorbia lathyris chromosome 4, ddEupLath1.1, whole genome shotgun sequence includes the following:
- the LOC136227076 gene encoding flavonol 4'-sulfotransferase-like: protein MSANDASDTQNQAEDIEIYISTLPQQPSWRPSPNLYKYQGFWCFSNFLKGIILFQKNFIPQPNDFLLCSTPKSGTTWLKSLSIAISTRSNSPQSDPNLLLTNPPHQITHVPFDSLPKSILNSNTKLIYVCRNPKDVLVSMWHFVSGKNKHIQQLTFQEGYEKFCNGVSAYGPYWDHVLGYWKASLEFPDRVLFLKYEDMMDDTCIYVKKMADFMGCPFSVDEEKQGMVEKIVELCSFESLSNLEVNKSKNISSHMALRIENNEFFRKGKVGDWKNYFTDEMAKKLDQITHHKFSGFGLYV from the exons ATGAGTGCCAATGATGCTTCAGATACACAAAACCAAGCTGAAGATATTGAAATCTATATCTCAACCTTGCCTCAACAACCAAGCTGGCGTCCTTCACCAAATCTATACAAATACCAAGGTTTCTGGTGCTTTTCAAATTTCCTGAAAGGAATCATATTGTTTCAGAAAAACTTCATCCCTCAACCCAATGATTTTCTCCTTTGCAGCACTCCAAAATCAGGCACAACTTGGCTTAAATCTCTATCTATTGCCATTTCAACTAGATCTAATAGTCCTCAAAGTGATCCAAATCTTTTACTCACTAATCCACCACACCAGATT ACGCATGTTCCTTTCGATTCCTTGCCTAAATCCATTCTCAACTCCAACACTAAACTCATTTATGTGTGTAGGAATCCCAAGGATGTTCTTGTTTCGATGTGGCATTTCGTGTCTGGTAAGAACAAACATATTCAACAACTTACATTCCAGGAAGGGTATGAAAAATTCTGCAATGGAGTTTCTGCTTATGGACCGTATTGGGATCATGTGTTAGGATATTGGAAAGCAAGTTTGGAATTCCCTGACAGAGTGTTATTTCTGAAATATGAAGATATGATGGATGATACTTGCATCTATGTGAAGAAAATGGCTGATTTCATGGGATGTCCTTTCTCGGTTGATGAAGAGAAACAAGGTATGGTGGAGAAGATTGTTGAGTTGTGTAGTTTTGAGAGTTTGAGCAATTTAGAGGTGAATAAGAGCAAAAATATCAGCAGTCATATGGCTTTAAGAATTGAAAACAATGAATTCTTCAGGAAAGGTAAAGTTGGAGACTGGAAAAACTATTTCACTGATGAAATGGCAAAAAAACTTGACCAAATCACCCACCACAAGTTTAGTGGTTTTGGATTATATGTCTAA
- the LOC136227343 gene encoding flavonol sulfotransferase-like, with the protein MKTEEHEEINISSLPQTSSWHVPNNLYEYQGFWYYSDFLKGTILFQKNFIPQTNDILLCSFPKSGTTWLKSLSVAISTRSNFPDSDPNSSLNPLLTKLPHDIVPLQEMLYLLGQNRDIQNPLISTHVPFNSLPKSILNSHTKIIYVCRDPKDVLVSLWHYLSNKQLGDVKLITIPEAYEKFCSGVLAYGPYWDNVLGYWKVSLEFPDRVLFLKYEDLMNDTCFYVKKMADFMGCPFSVDEEKQGIVEKIVKLCSFESLSNLEVNKSKETSSHLPYKIENNAFFREGKIGGWKNYLTVEMAEKLDQITHQKFDGCGLYF; encoded by the coding sequence ATGAAAACCGAAGAACATGAAGAAATAAACATCTCATCTCTTCCTCAAACATCAAGTTGGCATGTTCCAAACAATTTATACGAATACCAAGGATTTTGGTACTACTCAGATTTTCTGAAAGGCACCATATTGTTTCAGAAAAACTTCATCCCTCAAACCAACGATATTCTTCTTTGCAGCTTTCCAAAATCAGGTACAACTTGGCTTAAATCCCTCTCTGTTGCCATTTCAACCAGATCAAACTTTCCTGATAGTGATCCAAATTCCTCCCTAAATCCTCTACTCACTAAGCTACCACATGATATTGTGCCTTTACAGGAAATGCTTTATTTACTTGGCCAGAATAGGGACATTCAAAATCCCTTAATTTCAACACATGTCCCTTTCAATTCCTTGCCTAAATCCATCCTCAACTCCCACACTAAGATCATTTATGTCTGTAGGGATCCCAAGGATGTTCTTGTTTCGCTATGGCATTACCTGTCTAACAAGCAGTTAGGTGATGTAAAGTTAATTACAATCCCGGAGGCATATGAAAAATTCTGCAGTGGAGTTTTAGCTTATGGACCGTATTGGGATAATGTGTTAGGATATTGGAAAGTAAGCTTGGAATTTCCTGACAGAGTATTGTTTCTGAAATATGAAGATCTGATGAATGATACTTGTTTTTATGTGAAGAAAATGGCTGATTTCATGGGCTGTCCTTTCTCTGTTGATGAAGAGAAACAAGGTATAGTGGAGAAGATTGTTAAGCTCTGTAGTTTTGAGAGTTTGAGCAATTTAGAGGTGAATAAGAGCAAAGAAACTTCTAGCCATCTCCCctacaaaattgaaaacaatgCATTCTTCAGGGAAGGTAAAATTGGTGGCTGGAAGAACTATTTAACTGTTGAAATGGCAGAAAAGCTTGACCAAATTACACACCAAAAGTTTGATGGTTGTGGattatatttttga
- the LOC136225497 gene encoding uncharacterized protein — protein MKSRKAEGDLVSFRIPFVASAARKISCPNSLIYLIEPLKFDNGKPCIPIITPSEQSFPSFLESKTHLENSIPNKSRLRIFSGTANPALSQGTANLKICKIDREVECGMSMKDPSRTPGLCKVCMQTFIYTTTEVKCREHAEAKHPKSDVLTCYPISKNEIASYVEFQMKEHGNGLCRGRDVGSIGTQRQYH, from the exons ATGAAGAGCAGAAAAGCAGAAGGCGATTTGGTAAG TTTTCGAATTCCATTTGTGGCTTCAGCTGCTAGAAAGATATCTTGCCCGAATTCCTTGATCTATCTGATTGAGCCGCTCAAGTTCGACAACGGCAAGCCATGCATACCGATTATAACTCCGAGCGAACAATCATTCCCGAGTTTTTTAGAATCCAAAACTCATTTGGAAAACAGTATTCCTAACAAATCTAGACTCCGCATTTTCTCTGGCACTGCTAATCCCGCGTTATCACAG GGAACTGCCAACTTGAAAATCTGTAAGATAGATAGAGAAGTGGAATGTGGAATGTCGATGAAGGACCCTTCAAGAACTCCTGGATTG TGCAAAGTGTGTATGCAAACATTCATATACACCACTACAGAGGTGAAGTGCAGAGAGCATGCGGAAGCAAAACACCCAAAATCGGACGTGTTGACATGTTACCCCATCTCAAAAAATGAAATAGCTAGCTATGTAGAGTTCCAGATGAAGGAACATGGCAATGGGCTATGCAGAGGTCGTGATGTTGGCAGCATTGGCACTCAGAGgcaataccattag